DNA sequence from the Thermodesulfovibrionales bacterium genome:
TCCCTGCTGCCAGGGCAAAGCCCGCGCATGCTCCGAGGACCCCGCCGACCGCGGAGACCCAGCGGAACCAGGTACGCCGGCCTGTCTTCACGATCACGCCGTCCGGATAGGGAACGGAGGTGAGCGAGGTGATCGTCTCTTCGCCGATCCCGGCCTTGATCAGGCTGTCCACGGCCCTGGCCGCAGCCTCAACATCCTTGAATGTCCCGAGAGTTTCCATATCTCTTCTCCTTAAATAGCAGCGCGTATTATATTCGCGCAAAGTCGCAAAAGCCGCAAAGAAAGATAGAATTTATTATTCTTAAAGAAACGTTTTCACTCCTCTCCTGTAGTTGTATGCACCTTTCCACGGCCGAGTTCGACATCGGCATGGCTGACCCCGAGCTCCCGCACATCGGTCACCGCCACTATCGGGAAAAACTTTGTAAAGAGCACATAGAGGAGCGCGAAAAGGGCAAGGGCCCCGAGGTTGACGGAGGTCTCGACGAGGGAGGGGGAGTATGTATGCCAAATGAACGGCATGTTCTTATGCGAAAGCGACGGCACGATGATGAGGAACCGCTCGATGTACATACAGATATTGACCAGTAAGGTGATTGCGAGCATCGCCTTGAGATTGCGCCTGACCTTCCTGAAGCAGAGGGCGGTGACCGGCAGTATCGAGTTTCCGAAGAGCATGAGGAGGAGAAGCGGCGTGTACTTGCTTGCCATGAAGCTCCAGACCTCCCACTCGATCGGCTCGTGGGCGTACCAGGTGATGTTGACATCCACGA
Encoded proteins:
- the nrfD gene encoding NrfD/PsrC family molybdoenzyme membrane anchor subunit, producing FPPYFVIGAITSGVAAVITLMIIIRRAFHLEEYLTPEHFDNMGKLLLTICLLWSYAYFVDVNITWYAHEPIEWEVWSFMASKYTPLLLLMLFGNSILPVTALCFRKVRRNLKAMLAITLLVNICMYIERFLIIVPSLSHKNMPFIWHTYSPSLVETSVNLGALALFALLYVLFTKFFPIVAVTDVRELGVSHADVELGRGKVHTTTGEE